The Martelella sp. AD-3 genome includes a region encoding these proteins:
- a CDS encoding P1 family peptidase, which produces MRNLITDIAGISVGNAEDRNLASGVTAIVFDRPVTASGLSLGGAPGSRDQLLLEPGRTVATVDAFVLAGGSAFGLDAAGGVQSGLRADGRGLALGPARIPIVPGAILMDLLNGGDKNWGLHAPYRDLGYDAYRAAKTGPFALGTVGAGAGATTVNLKGGLGSASSETASGFRVGALIAVNAMGSVTIGSGPHFWAAALEDGDEFGGLGLPVSIPDDALPIAIKGGPTTATTLGVVATDATLTKQQAYRLAIMAHDGFARAIHPAHLPYDGDTVFAAATGEKPAPDDFALAEICHEAMRTMARAIARGVYEAETLPHRGALPSWRDKFKTG; this is translated from the coding sequence ATGCGCAATCTCATTACCGACATCGCCGGCATAAGCGTCGGCAACGCCGAGGACCGCAATCTTGCCTCCGGCGTGACGGCCATCGTTTTTGACCGGCCCGTCACCGCTTCGGGACTGTCCCTCGGCGGCGCTCCGGGCAGCCGCGACCAACTGCTGCTCGAACCTGGCCGGACGGTTGCGACCGTCGATGCCTTCGTTCTGGCCGGCGGTTCCGCGTTCGGCCTCGACGCCGCCGGCGGCGTTCAGTCAGGCCTCAGGGCGGACGGGCGCGGCCTGGCGCTCGGCCCTGCCCGAATTCCGATCGTGCCCGGCGCCATCCTTATGGATCTCCTGAACGGCGGCGACAAGAACTGGGGCCTGCACGCGCCCTACCGCGATCTGGGCTATGACGCCTATCGGGCGGCAAAGACCGGGCCTTTTGCCCTCGGCACGGTTGGCGCCGGAGCAGGCGCAACGACGGTCAACCTCAAGGGGGGACTCGGATCGGCGAGCTCTGAGACCGCTTCGGGTTTCAGGGTCGGCGCGCTTATCGCCGTCAATGCCATGGGCAGCGTGACGATCGGCAGCGGCCCGCATTTCTGGGCGGCAGCACTTGAAGACGGAGACGAGTTCGGCGGGCTGGGATTGCCGGTTTCGATACCGGATGATGCGTTGCCGATTGCGATAAAGGGCGGGCCGACCACCGCAACGACTCTTGGCGTGGTTGCAACCGATGCCACGCTGACCAAGCAGCAGGCCTACCGCCTGGCGATCATGGCCCATGACGGTTTTGCCCGCGCAATCCATCCTGCGCACCTGCCCTATGACGGCGACACGGTGTTTGCCGCGGCGACCGGCGAGAAACCGGCGCCCGATGATTTCGCCTTGGCCGAGATCTGCCATGAGGCGATGCGGACGATGGCCCGGGCAATAGCCCGAGGGGTCTATGAAGCAGAAACGCTCCCGCATAGGGGAGCGTTGCCAAGCTGGAGAGACAAATTCAAAACCGGCTGA